Proteins co-encoded in one Ziziphus jujuba cultivar Dongzao chromosome 9, ASM3175591v1 genomic window:
- the LOC107408462 gene encoding AAA-ATPase At3g50940, which translates to MEASELRDLRSTTQNFLHNNCVSQSTCRLRRTNDLAIKNFSKRTKNCPHSPKKPVSYPIMTSLQMPSTKTMISTAASIATTVMLIRSVARDYLPRELQHYMFLKIASLSSYFSNQLTLVIDEFEGLNHNHLFKAAQVFLRPTVSPNAKTFRVTMPAKENKISISMERNQELTDSFKGVVLNWKLVSKQVPSKYVSGPDHDPYNPAPQSELRYFELSFNRKHKEMVLSSYLPYVIEKSKEVKEETKTLKLHTLKYDRVIRGRGEPWQSVNLDHPATFDSLAMDSEAKMAIMEDLERFVERKEYYRKVGKAWKRGYLLFGPPGTGKSSLIAAMANYLNFDVYDLELTDVRSNSQLRKLLITTENRSILVVEDIDCSIELQNRLAEARARNHHGRSARTEVTLSGLLNFIDGLWSSCGDERIIVFTTNHKDRLDPALLRPGRMDVHIHMSFCTPSGFRMLSSTYLGITDHFLFSDIEKLLETLTVTPAEIGEQLLKNEDPETSLRGLIELLEKKKGESNQENKNG; encoded by the exons ATGGAAGCTTCAGAGCTCCGTGATTTACGATCAACCACTCAAAACTTCCTTCACAACAATTGTGTTAGTCAATCAACGTGTAGATTACGAAGAACCAACGATTTGGCCATCAAGAATTTctccaaaagaaccaaaaattGCCCCCATTCACCCAAAAAACCAGTATCATATCCAATAATGACTAGCCTCCAAATGCCATCAACCAAGACGATGATCTCCACCGCCGCCTCCATCGCCACCACCGTCATGCTCATCCGCTCCGTCGCTCGTGACTATCTACCTCGAGAGCTCCAACACTATATGTTCTTGAAAATCGCAAGCTTATCGAGTTATTTCTCCAACCAACTCACCCTGGTTATAGACGAGTTCGAGGGTCTCAACCATAACCATCTCTTCAAAGCAGCTCAGGTCTTTCTCCGACCCACCGTCTCTCCCAATGCAAAAACGTTTAGAGTCACAATGCCCGCTAAAGAAAACAAGATTTCAATCTCCATGGAAAGAAACCAAGAGCTTACCGATTCTTTCAAAGGGGTCGTCCTCAATTGGAAATTGGTTTCCAAGCAAGTCCCTTCAAAGTATGTCTCTGGCCCTGACCATGATCCCTACAACCCTGCTCCTCAATCCGAACTCCGCTACTTCGAGTTAAGCTTCAACAGGAAGCATAAAGAAATGGTTTTGAGTTCTTATCTTCCATATGTAATTGAGAAATCTAAGGAAGTGAAGGAAGAGACAAAGACACTGAAGCTTCACACTTTGAAGTATGACCGCGTGATACGAGGGAGAGGTGAACCTTGGCAATCCGTGAATCTTGATCATCCGGCAACGTTCGATTCATTGGCGATGGATTCGGAGGCCAAGATGGCCATCATGGAGGATCTTGAAAGGTTTGTGGAGAGGAAGGAGTACTATAGGAAGGTGGGGAAGGCATGGAAACGTGGATACTTGTTGTTTGGACCTCCAGGGACAGGTAAGTCAAGCTTGATTGCAGCAATGGCAAATTATCTAAATTTCGATGTCTATGATTTGGAGTTAACCGATGTAAGAAGCAATTCTCAGCTGAGAAAGTTGTTGATTACGACGGAAAATAGATCCATTCTTGTTGTGGAGGATATAGATTGCTCCATTGAACTGCAGAACAGGCTTGCAGAAGCCAGAGCTAGAAACCACCATGGTCGTAGTGCAAGAACAGAG GTGACTCTATCAGGATTGCTCAACTTCATAGATGGATTGTGGTCAAGCTGTGGGGATGAAAGGATCATAGTGTTCACAACCAATCACAAAGACAGACTAGACCCTGCTTTGCTGCGGCCGGGTCGAATGGACGTTCACATCCACATGTCATTTTGCACACCTTCTGGGTTCAGAATGCTCTCCTCCACTTATCTTGGAATTACAGACCACTTTCTGTTCTCAGATATTGAAAAGTTGTTAGAGACACTCACGGTTACTCCTGCAGAAATAGGGGAGCAGTTGCTGAAGAATGAGGATCCCGAAACTTCACTGAGAGGCCTAATCGAGTTACTTGAAAAGAAGAAAGGGGAAAGcaatcaagaaaataaaaatggttaa
- the LOC107405871 gene encoding probable caffeine synthase MTL2 codes for MEVERVLHMKGGIGETSYASNSSLQRLVITKVKPILEESVIGVYYSVTPECLRIADLGCSSGPNTLLVASEIMDIIDAASQCLNNHQAPAFQVFLNDLPGNDFNTIFESLPSFYKRLEKEKGSKFGPCFISGMPGSFYGRLFPRNFLHFIHSSYSLHFLSQPPKGLRTEEGEALNKGNIYIAKTSPPEVFKAYFNQFEKDFTLFLRSRSEEIVPGGGMLLTTMGSIQSDDPRNIWEVVGTTLHDMVLEGLIEKENLDYFDLPYYAPTSKEVEMVIEAEGSFSLHGLKIFEMDWDANLKEENDNSVIAIDEKTRGQFVSNYMRAVAEPILSKQFGEAIIDGFFKRFTDKVIHLMAKEKCQYVNLVISLTRKRV; via the exons ATGGAAGTAGAGCGAGTCCTCCACATGAAAGGCGGCATTGGAGAAACTAGCTATGCCAGCAATTCTTCACTCCaa AGACTTGTAATAACCAAAGTGAAGCCCATACTAGAAGAAAGTGTTATAGGGGTTTATTACAGTGTAACCCCTGAGTGTTTGAGAATTGCAGATTTGGGTTGCTCTTCAGGACCCAATACACTTCTTGTGGCATCAGAAATTATGGATATTATAGATGCAGCATCACAATGCTTGAATAATCATCAGGCTCCTGCTTTCCAAGTTTTCCTTAATGATCTTCCTGGAAATGATTTCAATACCATTTTTGAATCACTTCCAAGTTTTTATAAGAGGTTGGAGAAAGAGAAGGGAAGCAAGTTTGGACCATGTTTCATTTCTGGGATGCCTGGGAGTTTCTATGGAAGGCTTTTCCCTAGAAATTTCTTGCACTTTATTCATTCTTCTTACAGTTTGCATTTTCTCTCTCAG cCACCAAAAGGTTTGAGGACGGAAGAAGGAGAAGCACTGAATAAAGGCAACATTTACATAGCAAAAACAAGCCCTCCTGAGGTTTTTAAAGCATATTTCaatcaatttgaaaaagatTTCACTTTGTTCTTGAGGTCTCGTTCTGAGGAGATAGTCCCTGGTGGTGGTATGCTATTAACAACCATGGGAAGTATTCAAAGTGATGATCCTCGAAATATTTGGGAGGTCGTCGGGACAACACTACACGACATGGTTTTAGAA ggtttaattgaaaaagaaaaccttGACTATTTCGATTTACCATATTATGCACCAACATCAAAGGAAGTTGAAATGGTGATTGAAGCAGAAGGATCATTCTCTCTTCATGGATTGAAAATCTTTGAAATGGATTGGGATGCaaatttgaaagaagaaaacgaTAACAGTGTTATTGCAATTGATGAGAAAACAAGAGGACAATTCGTCTCCAATTACATGAGAGCAGTTGCAGAACCTATTCTCAGCAAGCAATTTGGAGAAGCAATTATAGATGGCTTTTTCAAAAGGTTCACAGACAAGGTTATTCATCTCATGGCCAAGGAAAAATGCCAATACGTAAACTTGGTTATTTCCTTGACAAGGAAGCGGGTTTAG